CAAGTCGACGACGACGGCGCTCCTCGGCCACCTGCTGACGGCGATGGGCGAGGCGGCGCAGGTCGGCGGCAACATCGGCCGCCCGGTGCTCGACCTCGACGCGGTCCCCGGCATCGCCGTCGTCGAGTGCTCGTCCTACCAGATCGACCTGGCGCCGAGCCTGACGCCGGACGTCGGCGCGCTCCTCAACCTGTCGCCCGACCACATCGACCGGCACGGAACGTTCGAGAACTACGCCGCCATCAAGGGGCGCCTGATCGCGGCCAGCCGGCAGGCCGTCGTCGGCACGGACGATCGCACCACCGCCCGCATCGCCGAGGAATTCGCCGCCGGCGGCAAGCCGGTGCGCCGCGTCGGCCTCCTCTCCCACGAGGGCGAGCTGCGCCGCCTCGCCCCGTCGGGCGTGGGCGCGGTGGGCGAGCGGCTCTTCGCGGTCGAGGCCGGGGCGCGGCGGGAGGTCGGCTCGCTCGCCGGCATCGCCTCTCTGCGCGGCCGGCACAATGCGCAGAACGCCGCCGCGGCGCTGGCAATGGCCGCCGCACTCGGCTTCGATCCGGCGGAGGCGGCGCGGCACCTCGCGACCTTCCCCGGCCTGCCGCACCGCATGGAAGAGGTCGGCCGCGCGGGCGAGGTGATCTTCGTCAACGATTCGAAGGCGACCAACGCGATGTCGTCGGCGCAGGCGCTCGCCGCGTTCGAGAACATCCACTGGATCGTCGGCGGCGTCGCCAAGGAGGGGGGCGTCGAGAGCCTTGTTTCGTTCGCGCCGCGGATCGCCAATGCCTACCTCATCGGCGAATCCACCGAGCTCTTCGAGCGGCAGCTGCGCCACCACGTTCCGACGGTGCGCTGCCACACGCTGGCGACCGCGCTCGACGTCGCCGCGCGCGCCGCGGCCGGCAAAGGCGGCGTCGTCTTGTTGTCGCCGGCCTGCGCCTCGTTCGACCAGTTCCGCTCGTTCGAGCACCGCGGCGACGTGTTCCGGGACCTCGTGGCGGCCCGACTGTCGAAGGAGACGGCCTGATGGTGAGCAGAGCCGAAACCACCGCGTTCGCCCGTTGGTGGTGGACGATCGACAAGACGCTCCTGTTCTCGCTGCTGGCGCTGATCTCGGTCGGCCTGGTGCTGTCCTTCGCCGCGTCGCCGCCGGTGGCCGAGCGCAACGGCTACGGCACCTATCACTTCGTCATCCGCCACTTCGTGTTCGCGGTGCCGGCGGTCATCACGCTGATCGCCGTGTCGTTCTTCACGCCGCGTCAGGTGCGCCGCGCCTCGCTGATCCTGTTCGCCGGCGCGCTGGTGATGATCATCCTCACCCTCTTCATCGGCGTCGAGGTGAAGGGGGCGCGGCGGTGGATCGGCTTCGGCGGCCTCACGATGCAGCCGGCCGAGTTCATCAAGCCGGCCTTCGTGGTGATCACCGCGTTCCTCCTGTCGGAGGGCGCGCGGCGGCCGGACCTGCCGGGGCGGCTCCTGGCGGTCTTCCTGCTGGCCGTCGTCATCGCGCCGCTGGTGGCGCAGCCGGACTTCGGCCAGGCTATGCTGATCTCGATCACCTGGAGTGCGATGATCTTCCTCGCCGGCCTCCAGTGGCGCTGGGTGTTCGCGCTCGGCCTGTCGGGCGTCGGCGGCATCGTGTCGGCCTATCTCTACCTGCCGCACGTCACCAACCGCGTGAACTCGTTCCTCAACCCGGACACCGCCGACAACTACCAGGTCGACCGATCGATCGAGAGCTTCCTGCGCGGCGGTTGGTTCGGCGCCGGGCCGGGTGAAGGCATCGTCAAGCGCTCGCTGCCGGACAGCCACACCGACTTCGTCTTCGCCGTCACGGCGGAGGAGTTCGGCATCGCGATGTGCCTCGTCATCGTCGCGCTGTTCGCCGCCATCGTGCTCAAGGGCCTGTCCCGCGCCTTCCGCGAGGAGGACGAGTTCGTGCGCCTCGCGCTGTCGGGGCTCATCCTGCTGTTCGGCGGTCAGGCGTTCATCAACATGGCGGTGAACCTGCAACTGATGCCGGCCAAGGGCATGACCTTGCCGTTCGTGTCCTACGGCGGCTCGTCGCTGACGGCGGTCGCCATCGGCATGGGGTTTGCGCTGGCGCTCTCCCGTCGCCGTCCGGGCCGCGTGCGCTTCACCGAATCGCGCCGGATCACCGAGGCGTTCGCGTGAGGATGATGCTCGCGGCCGGCGGGACCGGTGGACACCTCTTCCCGGCCGAGGCGTTGGCGCTCGTCCTGACGCGCCGCGGCCACAAGGTCGTGCTCGTCACCGACGCCCGCGCCGAGGCGCTGGTCGACACCTTCCCCGCCGAGCGCGTGCATTTCGTCCCCTCCGCGACGCTGACGGGCAAGAACCCGGTCGCGCTCGCCCGGATGGCGGTCGCCAACGGTGCCGGGTTCATGCGCTCCATGCGGATCGTGCGCGGCTTCCGGCCGGACGTGGCGGTCGGCTTCGGCGGCTATCCGACGCTGCCGCCGCTGTCGGCGGCGCGGGCGCTGAAGGTGCCGCTGGTGGTGCACGAGGCGAACGCGGTGATCGGCCGCGCCAACAAGAGTCTCGCCCGCCACGCCCACGTCGCGACCAGCTTTCCCGAGGTGCGCGGCATCCAGGGCGCGCTGTCGGAAACGCATGTCGGCATCCCGGTGCGTGAAGCGGTGGTTGCCGCCGCCGCGCCCTACGAAGCGCCGGCCGACTCGTTCCGCCTGCTCGTCTTCGGCGGCAGCCAGGGCGCGCGGGTCTTCGCCGATCTCGTGCCCCCCGCGATCGCGCTCCTTTCGCAGGAGCAGCGGGCGCGCCTTCGCATCGTGCAGCAGTGCCGGCCGGAGGACATGGACCGCGTGCGCGCCGCCTATGCGCCGCTGCTGGAGGGCTTCGAGCTGGCGCCTTTCTTCAAGGATCTGCCGGCGCGCATCGCCGCGGCGCACCTCGTCGTGTCGCGCTCCGGCGCGTCGACGGTGGCGGAGCTTTCGATCATCGGCCGCCCCGGCCTGCTGGTGCCGCTTCCGGGCGCGCTCGACCAGGACCAGGCCCACAACGCCGACGCGTTGGCCGCGCTCGGTGGGGCCCGGCGGCTGGACCAGAAGGCGATGACGCCGGAAGTGCTCGCCGCCGAACTGACCTCGCTCATGACCGACCCGGCGCGTCTCGCCGGCATGGCCGCCGGCGCGACCGGGCTCGCCAGGCCCGACGCCGCCGAGCGCCTCGCCGACCTCGCCGAGCGCATCGCCGCAGGAGACACGCCATGATCGCCCCGCTGAAGATGACCACCGCCATCGGGCCGGTCCATTTCGTGGGCATCGGCGGCATCGGCATGTCGGGCATCGCCGAGGTGCTGCTGAACCTCGGCTACCGCGTCCAGGGCTCGGACATCGCCGAGAGCGCCAACGTGCTGCGCCTGCGCGAGAAGGGGATCCCGGTCTCCATCGGCCATGCGGCGGAGAACCTCGGCGAGGCGACGGTCGTCGTCGTCTCCTCGGCGGTGAAGCGCGACAATCCGGAGCTGATGGCCGCCCGCGCGCGGCTCCTGCCGGTGGTGCGCCGGGCGGAGATGCTGGCCGAGCTGATGCGCCTGAAGCAGGCGATCGCCGTCGGCGGCACCCACGGCAAGACGACGACGACCTCGCTGGTGGCGACCCTCCTGGAAGCGGGCGGGCTCGACCCGACGGTCATCAACGGCGGCATCATCAACGCCTACGGCACCAACGCGCGGCTCGGCGCGGGGGACTGGCTGGTCGCCGAGGCGGACGAGAGCGACGGCACTTTCGTCAAGCTCCCGGCCGACATCGCCATCGTCACCAACATCGACCCCGAGCACCTCGACCACTACGGCGACTTCGACGGCGTGCGCGCCGCCTTCCGCCAGTTCGTCGAGAACGTGCCGTTCTACGGTTTCGCGGTGATGTGCATCGACCATCCGGAAGTGCAGGCGATGGTCGGCCGCATCGAGGACCGGCGCATCATCACCTACGGGCAGAACCCGCAGGCGGACGTGCGCTTCATGAACGTGCGGCCCGGCCCGCGCACCGTGTTCGACGTCAGGATCACCGACCGTGTGACCGGCGGGGTGGGGCTGATCGAGGGCCTGTCGCTGCCGATGCCGGGGATCCACAACGTCGCCAACGCGGCCGCGGCCGTCGCGGTCGCCGACCGGCTCGGGATCGACGCGGAGGACATTCGCCGCGGGCTCGACGGGTTCCGCGGCGTCAAGCGGCGCTTCACCCACGTCGGCGACTGGAACGGCGTCGCGATCTACGACGACTACGGCCACCACCCGGTCGAGATCCGCGCGGTGCTGGCGGCGGCGCGGCAGGCGGCGTCGGGCAAGGTCATCGCCGTGGTGCAGCCGCACCGCTATTCGCGCCTCCACTCGCTGTTCGACGACTTCTGCGTCGCCTTCAACGACGCCGACGTCGTCATCGTCGCGGACGTCTACGCCGCCGGCGAAGCGCCCATCGAGGGGGCCGACCGGGACGGGTTGATCGCCGGCCTCGCCGCGCGCGGGCACCGCGACGCACTGGCGCTGCCGGATCAGGCGGCGCTCGCCGGGCTCATTCGCCAGCGGGCCGAACCGGGCGACATGGTCGTCTGTCTCGGCGCCGGTTCGATCACGCAGTGGGCGGCGGCGCTTCCCAAGGAGCTCGCCGCGTGAGCCTGCCCGATCTGACCCCGCTGTTCGCCGACGCCGGAATTCGCGGCCGCATGGAGCCGAACCGCGATCTGGCGGACGTGACGTGGTTCCGCGTCGGCGGTCCGGCGCAGCTTCTCTTCAGCCCCGCCGACGAGGCCGACCTCGCCGCCTTCCTCGAGGTGCTGCCGCGGGACGTGCCGGTCCACGTGCTGGGCCTCGCCTCCAATACGCTGGTCCGCGACGGCGGCGTGCCGGGGGTGGTGATTCGCCTCTCGGCGCGCGGCTTCGGCCGGGTGGACGTCGCCGGTACGCGGATCACCGCCGGCACCGCGCTGCCGGACGTGAGGCTGGCGCGCGCGGCGGCGGACGCGGCGATCGCGGGTCTCGCCTTCTACCGCGGCATCCCCGGTGCGCTGGGGGGCGCGCTGCGGATGAACGCCGGCGCCTACGGGACCGAGACCAAGGACGTGCTCGTCGCCGCACGCGCGGTCGACCGGGCGGGCGTCGTCCACGTGCTGACCAACGCCGATTTCGGCTTCGCCTACCGCCATTCGTCGCTGCCGGCGGACTTCGTCTTCACCGAGGCGACGTTCCAAGGCACGCCCGGCGACCGCGAGGCGATCCTCGCC
This portion of the Acuticoccus sp. I52.16.1 genome encodes:
- the murD gene encoding UDP-N-acetylmuramoyl-L-alanine--D-glutamate ligase; this translates as MIPVTTYEGKRVAVFGLGGSGLATAQALAAGGAAVIACDDKREKMAAAEAVGLPTGDLRVADFSGFDALVLSPGVPLTHPAPHWTVERAHAAQIPVVGDIELFDGERRARHPDLRLAAITGTNGKSTTTALLGHLLTAMGEAAQVGGNIGRPVLDLDAVPGIAVVECSSYQIDLAPSLTPDVGALLNLSPDHIDRHGTFENYAAIKGRLIAASRQAVVGTDDRTTARIAEEFAAGGKPVRRVGLLSHEGELRRLAPSGVGAVGERLFAVEAGARREVGSLAGIASLRGRHNAQNAAAALAMAAALGFDPAEAARHLATFPGLPHRMEEVGRAGEVIFVNDSKATNAMSSAQALAAFENIHWIVGGVAKEGGVESLVSFAPRIANAYLIGESTELFERQLRHHVPTVRCHTLATALDVAARAAAGKGGVVLLSPACASFDQFRSFEHRGDVFRDLVAARLSKETA
- the ftsW gene encoding putative lipid II flippase FtsW translates to MVSRAETTAFARWWWTIDKTLLFSLLALISVGLVLSFAASPPVAERNGYGTYHFVIRHFVFAVPAVITLIAVSFFTPRQVRRASLILFAGALVMIILTLFIGVEVKGARRWIGFGGLTMQPAEFIKPAFVVITAFLLSEGARRPDLPGRLLAVFLLAVVIAPLVAQPDFGQAMLISITWSAMIFLAGLQWRWVFALGLSGVGGIVSAYLYLPHVTNRVNSFLNPDTADNYQVDRSIESFLRGGWFGAGPGEGIVKRSLPDSHTDFVFAVTAEEFGIAMCLVIVALFAAIVLKGLSRAFREEDEFVRLALSGLILLFGGQAFINMAVNLQLMPAKGMTLPFVSYGGSSLTAVAIGMGFALALSRRRPGRVRFTESRRITEAFA
- the murG gene encoding undecaprenyldiphospho-muramoylpentapeptide beta-N-acetylglucosaminyltransferase; translation: MMLAAGGTGGHLFPAEALALVLTRRGHKVVLVTDARAEALVDTFPAERVHFVPSATLTGKNPVALARMAVANGAGFMRSMRIVRGFRPDVAVGFGGYPTLPPLSAARALKVPLVVHEANAVIGRANKSLARHAHVATSFPEVRGIQGALSETHVGIPVREAVVAAAAPYEAPADSFRLLVFGGSQGARVFADLVPPAIALLSQEQRARLRIVQQCRPEDMDRVRAAYAPLLEGFELAPFFKDLPARIAAAHLVVSRSGASTVAELSIIGRPGLLVPLPGALDQDQAHNADALAALGGARRLDQKAMTPEVLAAELTSLMTDPARLAGMAAGATGLARPDAAERLADLAERIAAGDTP
- the murC gene encoding UDP-N-acetylmuramate--L-alanine ligase, with amino-acid sequence MKMTTAIGPVHFVGIGGIGMSGIAEVLLNLGYRVQGSDIAESANVLRLREKGIPVSIGHAAENLGEATVVVVSSAVKRDNPELMAARARLLPVVRRAEMLAELMRLKQAIAVGGTHGKTTTTSLVATLLEAGGLDPTVINGGIINAYGTNARLGAGDWLVAEADESDGTFVKLPADIAIVTNIDPEHLDHYGDFDGVRAAFRQFVENVPFYGFAVMCIDHPEVQAMVGRIEDRRIITYGQNPQADVRFMNVRPGPRTVFDVRITDRVTGGVGLIEGLSLPMPGIHNVANAAAAVAVADRLGIDAEDIRRGLDGFRGVKRRFTHVGDWNGVAIYDDYGHHPVEIRAVLAAARQAASGKVIAVVQPHRYSRLHSLFDDFCVAFNDADVVIVADVYAAGEAPIEGADRDGLIAGLAARGHRDALALPDQAALAGLIRQRAEPGDMVVCLGAGSITQWAAALPKELAA
- the murB gene encoding UDP-N-acetylmuramate dehydrogenase produces the protein MSLPDLTPLFADAGIRGRMEPNRDLADVTWFRVGGPAQLLFSPADEADLAAFLEVLPRDVPVHVLGLASNTLVRDGGVPGVVIRLSARGFGRVDVAGTRITAGTALPDVRLARAAADAAIAGLAFYRGIPGALGGALRMNAGAYGTETKDVLVAARAVDRAGVVHVLTNADFGFAYRHSSLPADFVFTEATFQGTPGDREAILAEMEGITARREETQPVKSRTGGSTFKNPPGEKAWQLVDKAGCRGLTVGGAQMSELHANFMLNLGEATADDLERLGETVRGRVRETAGITLEWEIKRIGVPAGDAVPAFMGKGEAA